CGTCCTAGCCCATCGGCCAGTCATTTTCCTGTTGTGGATCCGTCACTTGTCGATCAGTTGATCGACCAGCAAATCGCGTCCCGAAAAAGGTGGAGTTGTGATAATAGGAGGAAGAAAGCTGGAAAAGGGACCGGGTGTGTGTACTCTGCATATATAGTTCGTTTATTTACCTCAACAAGTACACACATGCAGGCTTTGATTTGAATTGATTTCATAAAAACAAAGTTTAAACCTACATGTTTCTTTTATTAATTCTCTCTAAAAATGAGGAAAATGCGTGGTGTTACTTGTTAGAATCTAAAATGGCAAGAGATGGAGCTGACTCCGCGAAACTAGCTAAAGCAAAAATGGTACACAAAAACAGCACGCACGGCTGATACACTACATTTGTAGAATGCAGAATCTGTCGCACTCCAAGAAAGCAACAACATGGCCAAGAGCGTTAATAAGAGAATTCCAGCGAGCTAACGCTACGGATCAGCAGTCCGCTAGCTGCTGACAGGACGATGTCGAGATGTCTATATAAAATATGCCACTGCGTCCAAATAAGAAAGATGGATCCATCGAATAGGCGCAAGGCAACCAACTGAAATGATGTGTGCGCAATCTCCAAGTCTGCTTGGATACATTTATACAAAATCTTTAGTTCGGTCGTGTGCCGTAAGCTGGCCGTGAGCTATGGCATTCCAATCAGATGCGATTAATTGTCCCTTTATCTCCATCTGTTGTTTTATGCTAGCAGTGAGTTACGGCATTTCAATCCAATGCGATTAGGTGTCCCTTTCTAACTGAGATGGCCACGTTTAGCAAAATGGAATATGTTTCAATTATTATGTTCTATTTCCCTTCGATCACCTTCCGAGTTGTTTCAGATAGAATTTGTAAGAACTTATCATGTAAAGCAATATGTTTTTGCATTTATTTGCAATGGTACCTCTCATGGCAAAATTTTTGTTGCGCATAGTAATTTCAGTGAAGTTCAATAACTATAAGTCTATAGTATACGTGATGGTTCAAGTCCATTTCTTTCATATTTTCAAACAATTCCCAAAATAAGATGTGTGTCATTGAAAGGAAACTGGTAACGTTGCCTTTGAGTTGGAATCGTTATTTACCGCTAATTGATCTGCTAAACACTGATTACATCTTATATCGACATGACGATAAACAGAGAGAGGCTGGTGCACGAGCCGCCACGGCTCCGGGCGGCAGGGCGATTTCACGGGCCATGGTAAATAgaggaaaaaataataaaaatgtgGGTTGGGGGCCCCTAAAAAAATGAAGAGGCTTTTCCAataagaaaaatggagaggttaAACTAATGTCGGTGCTGGCCATGAAAAAAATTGTTGTCGGTGCTGGAGGCACTGGGCCAAGTAGTGATATAAGATACTGATCGCTCGCTATATAAGGAGGGCTGTGGGCAGCGGTTTGCTTCATCAAAGCAACAAGCGCAGAGTTTTGGAGAGACGTGTGAGCACAAGCCAGTTGATTCAACAGTAGCCTCCTGACGACAGGCAGGGGTCTGCGAGGAGAGAAGATGGCAAGGCAGGGCGCAGCCTCCATGTTGGCTACAGCATTGCTCCTCGGGGTCTTTGCCAACGTCGCTCCAAGTGAttcccttctccctctctcgCTCATATATTTTTTCTCTCGTTAATTTGCTTATTACAGCATTGCTTTGCATTTCAAGGTAGTGTTTGTATAGTAGCTACAGACGACAATATGGGACTTCAGTAGAATATATACAAATTAATTTTATTAACGGTAACTTTTCTACACAAAGGTTAAAAACATTGACGTTGTGTTAAAAACATGGCACGGCTAGCTAACGGCTTTGGTATAGCTAGGCCGTTAGCCTCGTGCTTCATGGCACGGCTAGCTAAGGACTTTGGTGATCCATAGAGATCATACGTGGACTATCCATCCAACGGCCGTACTGCAGAGGTTGGATCAAAAGCGTTATGCCATCAGCCTCGCGTGGCCGCGTCCGGCCTCTCCCTGCTCTGGTCCGGCCCTCTAGCTACCATTTGACGCCAGCTCACAGTAAAACAATTAGTTTCACATAACGTTAACTGTCACAAAGATTCCAGCACGTACAGATCGTcaagcaggaaaaaaaaagatgcaaagCATAAGCGTGTATTTGTGTCGTCGTCCTTGCAGGCGTGGAGTCCATCGGGGTGTCCTACGGCATGAGCGGCGACAacctgccgccggcgagcaccgTGGTCGGCATGTACAAGGCCAACGGCATCCCGCTGATGCGGATCTACGCGCCGGACCAGGCGGCGCTCGAGGCCGTGGGCGGAACGGGCatccgcgtcgtcgtcggcgcgcCCAACGACGTGCTCTCCAGCCTCgccgccagccccgccgccgccgccgcatgggTCCGCAACAACATCGCGGCCTACCCCGATGTCACCTTCCGCTGCGTCTGCGTCGGCAACGAGGTCGAAGGCGGCGCGGCCCAGAACCTGGTCCCGGCCATGGAGAACAtccgcgccgcgctcgccgccgcggggctcgACGGCATCAAGGTCACCACGTCGGTGTCGCAGGCCATCCTGGGCGGGTACaagccgccgtccgccgccgagTTCACTGACGAGGCCCAGGGGTTCATGGGCCCCGTCCTCGAGTTCCTGGCCCGCACCGGCGCGCCCCTCATGGCCAGCATCTACCCCTACTTCACCTACGCCACCAACCCGTCCGCCATGGACCTCAGCTACGCGCTCTTCACCGCCCCGGGCACTGTCCTGCAGGACGGCACCTACGGGTACCAGAACCTCTTCGATGCCACCGTCGACTCCTTCTACGTGGCGATGGCCaaccacggcggcgccggcgtgacCCTCGTCGTGTCGGAGAGCGGGTGGCCGTCCGCCGGCGGAGTCGCGGCGTCGCCGGAGAACGCGGCCCTCTACAACCAGAACCTCATCAACCACGTCGGCCGGGGAACGCCGCGCCACCCGGGCGCCATCGAGACCATCCTCTTCTCCATGTTCAACGAGAACCTCAAGGAGAGCGGCGTGGAGCAGAACTGGGGCCTCTTCTACCCCAACAAGCAGCGCGTCTACCCCATCAGCTTCAACTGATGAAGCTAGCTTATTAGCTCTCTCGAGCTCCACGTCGTACTCCATCCTCTCGATCTACTACTCACCGTACATCAATAAGTATATACGTATACGTATATATGCAACATTTATAATTCTGCATCCCAGGAGGTTGTGTATTGTAATGGGATTGCTTTGCGACCACTGGGAGTACCGAATGCTACTCTCAGATGCGTACGCCTTGAGGATTATTCTTACCTCGAGAGATCATGCATGGTACAAACGACTTGTGATCAATTATTGTACTGTTTCGCATTTTATATATTCATTTAATTCATTTTCTCATCTCTGAAAAATGTTTTCATTGAAATTGCAATTTCGAGGGCTTCGAGGATTTCATGAATCTCATACTCACTGGTTTGCATAGCATTGTACTCCCTCAGGTTTTAAATATATCACTAAGTAGAGATTCACCTTCCATGCACCCTattttgtcccagtttaaagttagtccgggacaaaaggttcaccaaccgggactaaagctcggtcactggtggggggctcaccaaccgggaccttttatcccggttgcaaaggctagtggaaaaaaagaccctgggaggccttttattccggtttgaAACAACAACcggggataaaagggtcgagagccttttatcccggtttgtaataccaaccgggataaaagatcccttttatcccggttggtgtttcaaactgggataaaagggtccccaacggggtggctgaaagaggagtaaatccctcgaacccttttatcccggtttgtaataccaaatgggataaaaggaggtcttttatcccggttggtgtttccaaccgggataaaagggtctcccacgagttaatacaaaaggattgcatcccctatataatCAGATatgttgtgtaggtgggatggcaaggaagctacgcgcgaggttggaggttgtgggttcaaatcccatgCAGCACGcatgcgcatatttcgcgtgaaaaatcgcgtgacttgtgacttgcgacgcCTCCTGGGAGCCTAGgatttcttcttgttttttttgcagcgcctgcTGTGGTGACCCATTTTATCCTGTtctggttggtattaccaaccggtataaaaggggggtcttttgtcccggttgagtgacccgggacaaaaggggatggattttcgggagatttgcaccttaccaaccgggactaaaggccaattctctactagtgtatatGGCATTGAGTATAAGaaaattagtttatttttaacTAATTGCTCATCATAAACGTCATAGATTTAAGGAATGAGGCGATATGTGCTAACTCGGAATCGTCCATGACAACTAGAGAGATGATACTATACTGGAATGATTAGAAAATGTGATTTTTATGTCTCTTCACTTGCAGGGCGTGTTCTATCTTCTTGAGGTAGGGCAAAGATGTACCGTGCGAGCCATATATAGATCACCCGTGTGGTGTCAATACAAGGACTAGTGCCTTTTTAAATTCATCCAGCCACACCTTTTGCAGAACAATGCACGGTTATATAGGATTAACATTTAACAAAAGAGATGAATTAAGCTATAAAAATTGTAGTTGACGCTACTCCAGAAAAACTTTGTGCTGGCGACTATAAAAGTGATTTGTGCAGACAGATTTGGCACATGCCAGCATCCTTCTGCCAGCACAAATACCATGGCGAGTGCCCACCTACCAGCACATATAGGTCTGTGTTGGTGGGCATCTTcagtcgcccgccagcacatgTACTTTCTGCGTTGGTGGGTGCTTATGCCGCTTGCCAGGAAAATAGATTTCAGCAATTAATATCTGTCTATATTGATTAATTTTTCAGGTTGACAAGCCATCAACATCGACTTTATTCTCCTTCAGTATTGACGAATATGTGGATGATGAAGAAATAAGCTCAAATCCCAAAGTTTAACCGGTTCCTTTAAATATTAAAGACCAACTGTCGGCTATGCTGCAAATGCTTCGTCAAGGCACAATGACTCTCATGGAGGATGCAAAGTCGATACAGAAGTTGTATAGGCAAATCCGAAATCATCTATCTCCAGAGCTAGCGTCAATGTTGACCTTGCAACCTTCATTGAATCAAACTATATCCAGGTCCAATCAGCCAAAAAGCTCATAGCCAACAGGCAAATATATCAGCAGGCAAAAGCTCAGTTGGAAATTAGTCGACTGAAAGCTAAGGAGATCAAGCAGCAATTCGACAACTTAGTCACCTCTTCCACTTATGCAGAGCAAAATCTAAAAGAACTAGAAACTCAACGAGATCGGCTGTTGCAAGAATTAAACCGAGTCGATCAGGAAATCACACCAACCAAGGGTCGGATCAACAATTATCCTTTCACCATccaagagaagaagaaggagatggcAACTTTCGTCAATGAAGCTTGTCGCCAACACCAAAACATTATTAAGATCTCAGGACATGAAGCTAATAGCCGACATGGATCAGATTTGCCTGCGTGAGATTGAGGCCCTTGAGAAGGCTTTGTAAAAATACTTCACTCCCTTCTTTACGTCGGCTTTTACACAACTCTCATGCACCCATCTTGCTTGCAATGTTTGGTGACAACATTATGTATCAACCCAGATGCTAAAATAGTATTTCTTTAAATATCTTCCATTTAAAGCTTTTGCAAATACCTATCCTTCAAGGGTTTCTAAAATGTACGCATTTCCAGTGACACAACGATTGACTCGGTAGGGTCCTTCCCAATTAGGTGACCATTTTCCAAACTTGTTATTCTTAGTCCCTATCAGCAAGATCATTTTCCAAACTAGTTCCCCTTCTTGAAAACTCTTGGGTACCACCTTTTTATTATAATATTTGGCAACCCCAACCTTATCAGCTTCAATTCGTTCCAATGCAACTAGCCGAAAGCTGAAAGCTGATCTTGACTGTCAACCCTTGTTGACCTAATTTTGACTTCCCAAGGCGACACCGCTTCATGCCCATAAACTAATTGATAAGGTGAAACTTTAATGGCCCCATGATAAGCCATCCGATAAGCCCATAATTCATCATTCAATGTTGTGTGCCACTTCCTGGGAGTTTCATCAATCTTGCATTTTATCAACTTGATCACACTCTTGTTGGAAGCTTCTCCTTGGCCAttggcttgagcataataaggtgaagaatttaacaatttaatCCCCAGTCCATCAGTAAATTCCTCAACCTCTCTAGACATGAACATTGACCCTTGATCAGTTGTAATGGTTTGAGGAATGTCAAATCTATGGATGATATGTTCCTTGATGAAATCAATGACGTTACTTGAATTGGCATTCTTCAAAGGCATTGCTTCCACCCACTTCGTAAAGTAGTCAGTTGCTACAATTATAAATTTATGACCTTTACTTGATGACAAATAAATCTGGCCAATGAGATCAATTCCCCATCCTCTAATCGGCCAAGGCTTGATGATTGGATTCATAGCTGACGCTGGTACTCTCTGAATATTTCCAAATTGTTGACACTCTTAGCAACCTTTATAATACTTTAAACAATCCTCCAGCATCGTCAACCAATAATATTAGTCCTTAAGATTACCCATCACATCTTATGAGCCAATTGATGAGAACCACAAATTCCTCCATGCACTTCATCTAATGTAGATTTGGCTTCTTTTGGACTTAAAGCATTTCAGTAGGATTCCATTAATCGTCCGATAATACAAGGATTCACCGAGTAACACATATTTAGTAGCCTTGTATTGTAATTTATTGGTAACGGATTGAGAAGGATTCTTCAAATATTCAATTATTTCTTTTCTCCATTTAATAGTTCGATCAGATTGGTCAGTTTGGTCAATTTGCTCAGTTGTGGCATTCATAATCGGCTCTGTCAGTCAATACCTTGACACCATCTGAGCCAATCGATTGGCATCTCCGTTCTGCTCTCGTGGAATGTGATGCAATGATATGATCCCAAATGCTTCCAATATCTGCTTACAATCATTGAAGTATTCTTGTAACaaatcatccttgcattcataAATCACCAGTAATTGATTAATAACCAACAATGAATCACCAAAAATCTCCACGATGTTGGATCTTGATTCTCTTAAAATATGTAATCCTTTCAACATCGCCTCATATTCAATCTGATTATTAGTCATCCCCTTCTTGAAAGGAAAAGCAAATTCAAATGTTGCCCCCTGAGGCGACACAATGTATAAGCCGACACCGCACCCTTTGTCAAATAACAGTCCATCGAAGAATAAGACCCATTGAACTAGCTCAATCATATTTATTGAATCATCTCGATGTTGAACGTTAAAATCAGCCACAACTTGAGCTTGAACAGCTTTAGCCGATTCATACTATAAATCAAACTCAGTtagagccaaaatccatttgcccaTCCTTCCTTTCATGATAGGAGctgatagcatgtacttgaccACATCGGCTTTACATACCACCATGCACTCAGAGGTCAACAGATAATGTTGTAACTTCGCGCACGAGAAGTATAAGCACAAGCATAATTTCTCAACGAGCGGGTATCTTGTTTCTGCATCCAAAAGTCTTCTGCTTAGATAAAATACCACCCGTTCCTTCCCATCAACTTCTTGAACCAGAACTGACCCGATCGCCTGCTCACCAGCTGATAAATATAATTTGAACGACCGATTAGTTTGCGGTGCAATCAAAACTGGTGGTGTTTTCAAATATCTCTTGATTTCATCCAAGACGGCTTATTGCTTTTCTCCCAAAATGAACTCTTGATCGGCCTTTAACTTTAACAACGGCATGAATGGTTCGATACGTGttgacaagttggatatgaaccttCTGATAAAATTAACCTTCCCAATAGAGATTGTAACTCTGTCTTGTTCATTGGTGGAACAATAGCATTGATAGCTTTGATGCTCCTTTGGCCAACTTCAATCCCTCTTTCATGTACCATGAACCCCAAAAACTCTCCAGCTgatacaccaaaagcacacTTATTTGGATTCATCTTCAAACCATGTTTCCTCATACACTCCAATTTTGCGTAAATCAGCCAAATGTTCCTCAAGGGATTTGGATTTCACTACCCATCATCAATGTAAAACTCCACAATCCTACCAATGAGACTatggaaaatatagttcatagcCTATTGATAAGTCgtaccagcattcttcaaaccaaagGTCATAACCAACCACTCATAAAGTCCAAGAGCTCCAGGACATCAAAACGCAGTCTTTGGAATGTCTTCTTCTGCCATcaatatctgattgtaccctgcgttcccatccatgaaactCAAAATCTTATGACCCAACACTGCATCAACCATGGTGTTCGCAACTATCATCGGGTATTCATCCTTTGGTGTAGCTTTATTCAGACTACGAAAATCCACACAAGCCCTTAACTTTCCAATCTTCTTGATGATGGGAACAATATTTGAAACCCACTCCGCGTACCGGCAAGGTTTGATAAATTTAGCTTCATACAACTAGGTAATTTTGGCCTTAATATCTTCCAACAATTTTGCTTTGAATCTTCTAGCTTGCTGTTTAAACAGTCGATAACCTGGTTTGATAAGTAACCGATGTTCCATGATGGTATGGCTTAATCCTGGCATTTCataatattcccaagcaaaacaatcttgaTATTCTTTCAGTAGTGCTCTCAATCTTTGTTTAAACTCAAGAGGCAACTTGGAACTTATAAATGTCAGCCTTGGTCTATTGCCTGGTCCTATGTCAATCTCTTTTAGTAGATCAGCCGATGTAAAACCTTATCCTAGTTTGCCTTCAATGTCATCAATTGCAGCATCCATTAGGATTTCTTTTGATGAACTGATTGATCGGCTTTCTATTTTAACAAATGGTCCCACTGGGTATGCCAAGAgcatgttgacgcaaaatctggacCTCAGGCTTCtacgttgaacaacacggagaacctgggagatctgcttaactccaatGCAGGCTCCAAATTGGCTCGTGAAGGTGCAAGGTGcaccagtcaatttgacctgaaaattgacaaggtaaacattaaattcctgagccgattGGCAGCAAAGGCTTTCGAACTCAAGGGTATGCGTTCTTAGAATAAACACCATGG
This sequence is a window from Setaria italica strain Yugu1 chromosome III, Setaria_italica_v2.0, whole genome shotgun sequence. Protein-coding genes within it:
- the LOC101779574 gene encoding lichenase-2, with the protein product MARQGAASMLATALLLGVFANVAPSVESIGVSYGMSGDNLPPASTVVGMYKANGIPLMRIYAPDQAALEAVGGTGIRVVVGAPNDVLSSLAASPAAAAAWVRNNIAAYPDVTFRCVCVGNEVEGGAAQNLVPAMENIRAALAAAGLDGIKVTTSVSQAILGGYKPPSAAEFTDEAQGFMGPVLEFLARTGAPLMASIYPYFTYATNPSAMDLSYALFTAPGTVLQDGTYGYQNLFDATVDSFYVAMANHGGAGVTLVVSESGWPSAGGVAASPENAALYNQNLINHVGRGTPRHPGAIETILFSMFNENLKESGVEQNWGLFYPNKQRVYPISFN